A portion of the Pseudopipra pipra isolate bDixPip1 chromosome 1, bDixPip1.hap1, whole genome shotgun sequence genome contains these proteins:
- the KLHL38 gene encoding kelch-like protein 38, which translates to MEGGSTEEFLFKDQDFSSELLRQLNALRQSGMLTDVALCSGGFEIPCHRNVLASSSPYFKAMFCNDFRESRQAKVILKGIDANILDQIILYVYTGEILISTENVLCLLETASMLQYTKLFEACSAYLQDKLTPDNCLSMIRLAKILNCQSLNKKAKAMALKCFPVVASSEDLKDLCPLELIDYLGDDELCGEEEQVFEALMVWVRHDLQARQGYIQELFKKVRLQYVHPTFLFHFIANDSLVQSSPTCRSILESAWRHMFSLYSTNAPDIKPMMHVPRRYSNQEFLIIIGGRKDSQQTRDVLLYDDKTNQWLSLAKLPMHLYKASAVSLHSNIYVLGGMPVSNKKSLVSGNIYIYSLKLNQWRLIEHMLVPRYSHRSLAYKNYILSFGGIGENQEILNSVERYDSVYNTCESMANMPVAVLHPAVAAKDQRVYLFGGEDIMQNPVRLIQVYHVSRNTWFRMETRVVKNVCAPAVTIGDQIIIIGGYTRRIIAYDTKGNKFVKCADMKDRRMHHGATVIKSKLYVTGGRCLTTDNVIKDLDSLDCYDPETDTWTPKGKLPHRLFDHGCLTLQCVPCSNLL; encoded by the exons ATGGAGGGGGGATCCACTGAAGAGTTTCTCTTCAAAGACCAGGACTTCTCCTCTGAACTGCTGAGGCAGCTGAATGCTCTGCGGCAGAGTGGGATGCTGACTGATGTTGCCCTCTGTTCCGGGGGTTTTGAAATCCCCTGTCACCGAAATGTGCTGGCTTCCAGCAGTCCTTACTTCAAGGCAATGTTCTGTAATGACTTCAGAGAGAGTCGCCAGGCTAAAGTCATCCTGAAGGGCATCGACGCCAACATTTTGGATCAGATTATCCTTTATGTTTACACAGGGGAGATTCTTATATCCACTGAGAATGTCCTGTGCCTGTTGGAGACTGCCTCCATGCTGCAGTACACTAAGCTATTTGAGGCCTGCTCTGCCTACCTTCAAGACAAGCTGACTCCTGACAACTGTCTGAGCATGATTAGACTGGCAAAAATCTTGAACTGCCAAAGTCTGAATAAGAAAGCCAAGGCTATGGCTTTGAAATGCTTTCCTGTGGTGGCCTCTTCTGAGGACTTGAAGGACCTTTGTCCCTTGGAGCTCATCGACTACCTTGGGGACGATGAACTctgtggggaggaggagcaggtcTTTGAGGCACTGATGGTCTGGGTCCGGCACGACCTCCAGGCACGACAAGGCTACATCCAAGAATTGTTCAAGAAAGTCCGGCTTCAATACGTCCATCCAACTTTCCTCTTCCACTTCATTGCCAATGACTCACTCGTTCAGTCCTCACCCACTTGCAGGAGCATCCTTGAGTCAGCCTGGAGACATATGTTTTCCCTGTACAGCACCAACGCACCTGACATCAAACCCATGATGCATGTTCCTCGCCGGTACTCCAACCAAGAGTTCCTCATCATCATTGGTGGCAGGAAGGACAGCCAGCAGACGAGGGATGTCCTGCTCTATGATGACAAGACAAACCAATGGCTGAGCCTGGCCAAACTTCCCATGCACCTGTACAAAGCCTCTGCAGTGAGTTTACACAGCAACATTTATGTGCTCGGAGGGATGCCTGTTAGCAATAAGAAAAGCCTGGTCAGTGGTAATATTTACATTTACTCCCTAAAACTCAATCAGTGGAGGTTGATTGAGCATATGTTAGTTCCACGTTACTCCCACAGAAGTTTGgcatataaaaattatattttatcatTCGGTGGAATTGGTGAAAACCAGGAAATCCTGAATTCTGTGGAAAGATACGATAGTGTCTACAACACCTGTGAGAGCATGGCAAACATGCCTGTTGCTGTTCTTCACCCTGCTGTTGCTGCCAAAGATCAGAGGGTCTACCTCTTTGGGGGAGAAGACATTATGCAAAACCCAGTTCGGCTGATCCAG GTTTACCATGTGTCCAGGAATACATGGTTTCGGATGGAGACTAGAGTGGTGAAGAATGTCTGTGCACCAGCTGTCACAATTGGAGACCAGATTATCATCATAGGTG GGTACACCAGGAGAATCATTGCTTATGATACAAAAGGCAACAAGTTTGTTAAATGTGCAGACATGAAGGACAGACGAATGCATCATGGGGCCACTGTCATCAAGAGCAAGCTGTATGTCACAGGAGGACGATGTCTCACCACAGACAATGTCATCAAAGACCTGGATTCCTTGGACTGCTATGATCCAGAGACTGACACGTGGACACCAAAGGGAAAACTGCCACACAGACTCTTTGACCATGGATGCCTTACGCTCCAGTGTGTCCCCTGTTCTAACCTTCTCTAA